One part of the Haliaeetus albicilla chromosome 9, bHalAlb1.1, whole genome shotgun sequence genome encodes these proteins:
- the SAP130 gene encoding histone deacetylase complex subunit SAP130 isoform X2, translated as MSSQQFPRSGAPPAGLGPAPPPIPTSGSAGLIAPAAPVSDESSRDSEVAPREHIGPGGSIQSREEKQEPVVVRPYPQVQMLTQHHPVQSGAPVTVTAPPAHLTPAVPLSFSDGLMKPPLKPTMPSRPIAPAPPSTLSAPTKVPGQVTVTMESNIPQAPTIPVATISGQQGHPSNLHHIMATNVQMSIIRSSAPGPPLHIGASHLPRGAAAAAVMSSSKVTTVLRPASQLPNAATAQPAVQHIIHQPIQSRPPVTTSSTIPPAVVATVSATRAQSPVITTTAAHATESTLSRPTLSIQQHPPSAAISIQRPAQPRDTATRITLPSHPAIGTQKPQLHTMAQKTIFSTGTPVAAATVAPILATNTIASATTAGSVSHTQAPTSTIVTMTMPSHSSHATAVTTSNIPVAKVVPQQITHTSPRIQSDYTAERSNLIPLSSHRASPNPVAMETRNDNRQSVPVQFQYFLPTYPPSAYPLTAHTYTPITSSVSTIRQYPVSAQAPNSAITAQTGVGVASTVHLNPMQLMTVDASHARHIQGIQPAPISTQGIQPAPISAQGIQPAPIGTQGLHPATPIGTQGLQPAPISAQQPQADTKTSVVLADGATIVANPISNTFNTASAATTVVQTHSQSASASAPAQGSSPRPSILRKKPTTDGLAVRKSLIPPQPPEVASTRVESTMRSTSGSPRPAGAKSKPEIHVSMATPVTVSMEAVSNQGSEQPTIAVPPTSQQPPSAIPTIIAAASPTSQPAAALSTIPGAVPAAPPTSTTIVAAPAPPSTMSGALSAVLGPAVPEIKIKEELEPMDIMRPVSAVPPLATSTVSPSLALLANNLSMPPSDLPPGASPRKKPRKQQHVISTEEGDMMETNSTDDEKSTAKSLLVKAEKRKSPPKEYIDEEGVRYVPVRPRPPITLLRHYRNPWKAAYHHFQRYSDVRVKEEKKAMLQEIANQKGVSCRAQGWKVHLCAAQLLQLTNLEHDVYERLTALQEGLIPKKKAATDDDLHRINELIQGNMQRCKLVMDQINEARDSMLKVLDHKDRVLKLLNKNGTVKKVSKLKRKEKV; from the exons TGAGTGATGAATCTAGTCGCGACTCAGAAGTTGCTCCTAGAGAGCACATCGGCCCTGGTGGCTCTATACAATCTcgagaagaaaagcaggaaccAGTGGTGGTTCGGCCATATCCACAGGTTCAGATGTTGACGCAGCACCACCCTGTCCAGTCTGGTGCCCCAGTGACAGTGACAGCACCACCAGCACATTTGACTCCAGCTGTGCCACTTTCCTTTTCAGACGGGCTTATGAAG CCTCCCTTGAAGCCTACCATGCCCAGCCGGCCCATTGCTCCTGCTCCGCCCTCTACTCTCTCTGCTCCCACAAAGGTTCCTGGGCAAGTTACTGTGACCATGGAAAGCAACATACCACAGGCTCCAACAATTCCTGTGGCAACAATCAGTGGGcaacag GGGCATCCTAGTAACTTGCATCACATCATGGCTACCAATGTGCAGATGTCTATCATCAGAAGTAGTGCTCCTGGGCCTCCGCTACACATTGGAGCTTCTCACCTACCCCGAG GTGCAGCGGCTGCTGCAGTGATGTCCAGTTCTAAAGTAACTACAGTCCTGAGACCAGCTTCACAGTTGCCAAATGCAGCTACAGCTCAGCCAGCAGTTCAGCACATCATTCATCAGCCAATCCAG TCTCGTCCTCCTGTGACAACTTCAAGCACTATTCCTCCTGCTGTGGTGGCAACTGTCTCAGCCACAAGAGCTCAGTCCCCTGTTATAACTACAACAGCAGCACATGCTACAGAGTCAACCCTCAG tcGACCCACCCTGTCTATCCAGCAGCACCCGCCTTCTGCAGCTATTAGTATCCAGCGGCCTGCACAGCCGAGGGATACAGCTACTCGGATTACACTACCATCTCACCCAGCTATAGGAACACAGAAGCCGCAGCTCCACACCATGGCTCAG aaAACCATTTTCAGTACTGGTACTCCAGTGGCAGCAGCAACAGTGGCACCTATTTTGGCAACAAATACCATTGCTTCAGCAACCACAGCTG gttCTGTGTCTCACACACAAGCGCCTACAAGCACCATTGTCACCATGACAATGCCCTCCCATTCTTCCCATGCTACAGCTGTCACAACCTCAAACATCCCAGTTG CTAAAGTGGTTCCTCAGCAAATCACGCATACTTCTCCCCGGATCCAGTCTGATTACACAGCAGAGAGGAGTAATCTCATACCCCTTTCTAGTCACCGGGCGTCTCCAAACCCAGTAGCAATGGAAACCAGAAATGACAACAG GCAGTCGGTGCCTGTCCAGTTCCAGTATTTCTTACCAACATACCCGCCTTCTGCCTATCCTTTGACTGCACACACCTATACCCCCATCACCAGCTCAGTGTCCACAATTCGCCAATATCCAG TTTCAGCCCAGGCGCCCAACTCGGCCATCACGGCTCAGACTGGTGTCGGAGTGGCCTCCACTGTCCACCTCAACCCCATGCAGCTGATGACTGTAGACGCGTCTCATGCCCGTCACATCCAGGGCATCCAGCCAGCACCCATCAGCACACAGGGGATCCAGCCAGCACCAATCAGTGCCCAGGGCATTCAGCCAGCACCAATTGGGACCCAAGGACTCCACCCCGCCACGCCAATTGGCACGCAGGGACTGCAGCCAGCACCAATCAGTGCTCAGCAGCCACAAGCTGACACGAAGACTTCGG TAGTCTTGGCAGATGGAGCCACCATTGTAGCCAATCCTATTAGCAACACATTCAACACGGCTTCTGCAGCAACTACAGTTGTGCAAACCCACAGCCAGAGTGCCAGTGCCAGTGCGCCAGCCCAGGGCTCTTCCCCGCGCCCAAGCATCCTCCGGAAGAAACCAACCACAGATGG GCTGGCAGTCCGGAAAAGCTTAATTCCACCTCAGCCACCTGAAGTAGCTAGCACACGTGTCGAGAGTACTATGCGAAGCACATCTGGATCACCGAGGCCTGCTGG TGCCAAGTCCAAACCTGAAATTCATGTGTCCATGGCCACTCCAGTCACTGTGTCTATGGAGGCAGTGTCTAATCAAGGCAGTGAGCAGCCCACCATTGCGGTCCCCCCTacctcccagcagcccccctCTGCCATTCCAACAATCATCGCAGCAGCCAGTCCCACTTCGCAGCCTGCAGCAGCGCTGTCCACCATTCCAGGAGCTGTCCCGGCTGCTCCACCAACTTCTACCACAATTGTGGCAGCACCCGCTCCTCCATCAACCATGAGCGGTGCCCTGTCAgcagtgctgggtcctgcagtACCGGAGATAAAAATCAAAGAGGAATTGGAACCTATGGACATAATGCGACCAGTATCTG cAGTCCCTCCTTTGGCAACAAGTACTGTGTCTCCATCTTTGGCACTGCTGGCCAACAACCTTTCAATGCCTCCAAGTGATTTGCCACCTGGTGCCTCCCCGAGGAAGAAACCCCGTAAGCAGCAGCATGTCATCTCCACAGAGGAAGGGGACATGATGGAAACAAACAGCACTGATGATGAGAAATCCACCGCCAAAAGTTTGCTGGTGAAGGCAGAGAAGCGAAAGTCTCCTCCAAAGGAGTATATAG ATGAAGAAGGTGTACGATACGTCCCTGTGCGTCCAAGGCCGCCTATCACATTGCTGCGTCATTATCGCAATCCTTGGAAAGCTGCTTACCACCACTTTCAGAGATACAGTGATGTCCGGGTAAAAG aagagaagaaggcTATGCTACAGGAGATCGCCAATCAGAAGGGTGTATCCTGTCGTGCACAAGGGTGGAAGGTCCATCTCTGTGCGGCACAGCTACTACAGCTG ACGAACCTGGAGCATGACGTGTACGAGAGACTGACTGCCCTGCAGGAGGGACTCATTCCTAAGAAAAAGGCAGCAACCGATGATGACTTGCATCGAATCAATGAACTGATACAG GGGAATATGCAGAGGTGTAAACTTGTGATGGATCAAATCAATGAGGCTCGAGACTCCATGCTAAAGGTCTTGGATCACAAAGATCGTGTTTTGAAGCTTCTAAACAAGAATGGAACTGTCAAGAAAGTGTCCAAATTAAAGCGAAAGGAGAAGGTCTAA
- the SAP130 gene encoding histone deacetylase complex subunit SAP130 isoform X4, producing the protein MSSQQFPRSGAPPAGLGPAPPPIPTSGSAGLIAPAAPVSDESSRDSEVAPREHIGPGGSIQSREEKQEPVVVRPYPQVQMLTQHHPVQSGAPVTVTAPPAHLTPAVPLSFSDGLMKPPLKPTMPSRPIAPAPPSTLSAPTKVPGQVTVTMESNIPQAPTIPVATISGQQGHPSNLHHIMATNVQMSIIRSSAPGPPLHIGASHLPRGAAAAAVMSSSKVTTVLRPASQLPNAATAQPAVQHIIHQPIQSRPPVTTSSTIPPAVVATVSATRAQSPVITTTAAHATESTLSRPTLSIQQHPPSAAISIQRPAQPRDTATRITLPSHPAIGTQKPQLHTMAQKTIFSTGTPVAAATVAPILATNTIASATTAGSVSHTQAPTSTIVTMTMPSHSSHATAVTTSNIPVAKVVPQQITHTSPRIQSDYTAERSNLIPLSSHRASPNPVAMETRNDNRQSVPVQFQYFLPTYPPSAYPLTAHTYTPITSSVSTIRQYPVSAQAPNSAITAQTGVGVASTVHLNPMQLMTVDASHARHIQGIQPAPISTQGIQPAPISAQGIQPAPIGTQGLHPATPIGTQGLQPAPISAQQPQADTKTSVVLADGATIVANPISNTFNTASAATTVVQTHSQSASASAPAQGSSPRPSILRKKPTTDGLAVRKSLIPPQPPEVASTRVESTMRSTSGSPRPAGAKSKPEIHVSMATPVTVSMEAVSNQGSEQPTIAVPPTSQQPPSAIPTIIAAASPTSQPAAALSTIPGAVPAAPPTSTTIVAAPAPPSTMSGALSAVLGPAVPEIKIKEELEPMDIMRPVSVPPLATSTVSPSLALLANNLSMPPSDLPPGASPRKKPRKQQHVISTEEGDMMETNSTDDEKSTAKSLLVKAEKRKSPPKEYIDEEGVRYVPVRPRPPITLLRHYRNPWKAAYHHFQRYSDVRVKEEKKAMLQEIANQKGVSCRAQGWKVHLCAAQLLQLTNLEHDVYERLTALQEGLIPKKKAATDDDLHRINELIQGNMQRCKLVMDQINEARDSMLKVLDHKDRVLKLLNKNGTVKKVSKLKRKEKV; encoded by the exons TGAGTGATGAATCTAGTCGCGACTCAGAAGTTGCTCCTAGAGAGCACATCGGCCCTGGTGGCTCTATACAATCTcgagaagaaaagcaggaaccAGTGGTGGTTCGGCCATATCCACAGGTTCAGATGTTGACGCAGCACCACCCTGTCCAGTCTGGTGCCCCAGTGACAGTGACAGCACCACCAGCACATTTGACTCCAGCTGTGCCACTTTCCTTTTCAGACGGGCTTATGAAG CCTCCCTTGAAGCCTACCATGCCCAGCCGGCCCATTGCTCCTGCTCCGCCCTCTACTCTCTCTGCTCCCACAAAGGTTCCTGGGCAAGTTACTGTGACCATGGAAAGCAACATACCACAGGCTCCAACAATTCCTGTGGCAACAATCAGTGGGcaacag GGGCATCCTAGTAACTTGCATCACATCATGGCTACCAATGTGCAGATGTCTATCATCAGAAGTAGTGCTCCTGGGCCTCCGCTACACATTGGAGCTTCTCACCTACCCCGAG GTGCAGCGGCTGCTGCAGTGATGTCCAGTTCTAAAGTAACTACAGTCCTGAGACCAGCTTCACAGTTGCCAAATGCAGCTACAGCTCAGCCAGCAGTTCAGCACATCATTCATCAGCCAATCCAG TCTCGTCCTCCTGTGACAACTTCAAGCACTATTCCTCCTGCTGTGGTGGCAACTGTCTCAGCCACAAGAGCTCAGTCCCCTGTTATAACTACAACAGCAGCACATGCTACAGAGTCAACCCTCAG tcGACCCACCCTGTCTATCCAGCAGCACCCGCCTTCTGCAGCTATTAGTATCCAGCGGCCTGCACAGCCGAGGGATACAGCTACTCGGATTACACTACCATCTCACCCAGCTATAGGAACACAGAAGCCGCAGCTCCACACCATGGCTCAG aaAACCATTTTCAGTACTGGTACTCCAGTGGCAGCAGCAACAGTGGCACCTATTTTGGCAACAAATACCATTGCTTCAGCAACCACAGCTG gttCTGTGTCTCACACACAAGCGCCTACAAGCACCATTGTCACCATGACAATGCCCTCCCATTCTTCCCATGCTACAGCTGTCACAACCTCAAACATCCCAGTTG CTAAAGTGGTTCCTCAGCAAATCACGCATACTTCTCCCCGGATCCAGTCTGATTACACAGCAGAGAGGAGTAATCTCATACCCCTTTCTAGTCACCGGGCGTCTCCAAACCCAGTAGCAATGGAAACCAGAAATGACAACAG GCAGTCGGTGCCTGTCCAGTTCCAGTATTTCTTACCAACATACCCGCCTTCTGCCTATCCTTTGACTGCACACACCTATACCCCCATCACCAGCTCAGTGTCCACAATTCGCCAATATCCAG TTTCAGCCCAGGCGCCCAACTCGGCCATCACGGCTCAGACTGGTGTCGGAGTGGCCTCCACTGTCCACCTCAACCCCATGCAGCTGATGACTGTAGACGCGTCTCATGCCCGTCACATCCAGGGCATCCAGCCAGCACCCATCAGCACACAGGGGATCCAGCCAGCACCAATCAGTGCCCAGGGCATTCAGCCAGCACCAATTGGGACCCAAGGACTCCACCCCGCCACGCCAATTGGCACGCAGGGACTGCAGCCAGCACCAATCAGTGCTCAGCAGCCACAAGCTGACACGAAGACTTCGG TAGTCTTGGCAGATGGAGCCACCATTGTAGCCAATCCTATTAGCAACACATTCAACACGGCTTCTGCAGCAACTACAGTTGTGCAAACCCACAGCCAGAGTGCCAGTGCCAGTGCGCCAGCCCAGGGCTCTTCCCCGCGCCCAAGCATCCTCCGGAAGAAACCAACCACAGATGG GCTGGCAGTCCGGAAAAGCTTAATTCCACCTCAGCCACCTGAAGTAGCTAGCACACGTGTCGAGAGTACTATGCGAAGCACATCTGGATCACCGAGGCCTGCTGG TGCCAAGTCCAAACCTGAAATTCATGTGTCCATGGCCACTCCAGTCACTGTGTCTATGGAGGCAGTGTCTAATCAAGGCAGTGAGCAGCCCACCATTGCGGTCCCCCCTacctcccagcagcccccctCTGCCATTCCAACAATCATCGCAGCAGCCAGTCCCACTTCGCAGCCTGCAGCAGCGCTGTCCACCATTCCAGGAGCTGTCCCGGCTGCTCCACCAACTTCTACCACAATTGTGGCAGCACCCGCTCCTCCATCAACCATGAGCGGTGCCCTGTCAgcagtgctgggtcctgcagtACCGGAGATAAAAATCAAAGAGGAATTGGAACCTATGGACATAATGCGACCAGTATCTG TCCCTCCTTTGGCAACAAGTACTGTGTCTCCATCTTTGGCACTGCTGGCCAACAACCTTTCAATGCCTCCAAGTGATTTGCCACCTGGTGCCTCCCCGAGGAAGAAACCCCGTAAGCAGCAGCATGTCATCTCCACAGAGGAAGGGGACATGATGGAAACAAACAGCACTGATGATGAGAAATCCACCGCCAAAAGTTTGCTGGTGAAGGCAGAGAAGCGAAAGTCTCCTCCAAAGGAGTATATAG ATGAAGAAGGTGTACGATACGTCCCTGTGCGTCCAAGGCCGCCTATCACATTGCTGCGTCATTATCGCAATCCTTGGAAAGCTGCTTACCACCACTTTCAGAGATACAGTGATGTCCGGGTAAAAG aagagaagaaggcTATGCTACAGGAGATCGCCAATCAGAAGGGTGTATCCTGTCGTGCACAAGGGTGGAAGGTCCATCTCTGTGCGGCACAGCTACTACAGCTG ACGAACCTGGAGCATGACGTGTACGAGAGACTGACTGCCCTGCAGGAGGGACTCATTCCTAAGAAAAAGGCAGCAACCGATGATGACTTGCATCGAATCAATGAACTGATACAG GGGAATATGCAGAGGTGTAAACTTGTGATGGATCAAATCAATGAGGCTCGAGACTCCATGCTAAAGGTCTTGGATCACAAAGATCGTGTTTTGAAGCTTCTAAACAAGAATGGAACTGTCAAGAAAGTGTCCAAATTAAAGCGAAAGGAGAAGGTCTAA
- the SAP130 gene encoding histone deacetylase complex subunit SAP130 isoform X3 gives MSSQQFPRSGAPPAGLGPAPPPIPTSGSAGLIAPAAPVSDESSRDSEVAPREHIGPGGSIQSREEKQEPVVVRPYPQVQMLTQHHPVQSGAPVTVTAPPAHLTPAVPLSFSDGLMKPPLKPTMPSRPIAPAPPSTLSAPTKVPGQVTVTMESNIPQAPTIPVATISGQQGHPSNLHHIMATNVQMSIIRSSAPGPPLHIGASHLPRGAAAAAVMSSSKVTTVLRPASQLPNAATAQPAVQHIIHQPIQSRPPVTTSSTIPPAVVATVSATRAQSPVITTTAAHATESTLSRPTLSIQQHPPSAAISIQRPAQPRDTATRITLPSHPAIGTQKPQLHTMAQKTIFSTGTPVAAATVAPILATNTIASATTAGSVSHTQAPTSTIVTMTMPSHSSHATAVTTSNIPVAKVVPQQITHTSPRIQSDYTAERSNLIPLSSHRASPNPVAMETRNDNRQSVPVQFQYFLPTYPPSAYPLTAHTYTPITSSVSTIRQYPVSAQAPNSAITAQTGVGVASTVHLNPMQLMTVDASHARHIQGIQPAPISTQGIQPAPISAQGIQPAPIGTQGLHPATPIGTQGLQPAPISAQQPQADTKTSAVVLADGATIVANPISNTFNTASAATTVVQTHSQSASASAPAQGSSPRPSILRKKPTTDGLAVRKSLIPPQPPEVASTRVESTMRSTSGSPRPAGAKSKPEIHVSMATPVTVSMEAVSNQGSEQPTIAVPPTSQQPPSAIPTIIAAASPTSQPAAALSTIPGAVPAAPPTSTTIVAAPAPPSTMSGALSAVLGPAVPEIKIKEELEPMDIMRPVSVPPLATSTVSPSLALLANNLSMPPSDLPPGASPRKKPRKQQHVISTEEGDMMETNSTDDEKSTAKSLLVKAEKRKSPPKEYIDEEGVRYVPVRPRPPITLLRHYRNPWKAAYHHFQRYSDVRVKEEKKAMLQEIANQKGVSCRAQGWKVHLCAAQLLQLTNLEHDVYERLTALQEGLIPKKKAATDDDLHRINELIQGNMQRCKLVMDQINEARDSMLKVLDHKDRVLKLLNKNGTVKKVSKLKRKEKV, from the exons TGAGTGATGAATCTAGTCGCGACTCAGAAGTTGCTCCTAGAGAGCACATCGGCCCTGGTGGCTCTATACAATCTcgagaagaaaagcaggaaccAGTGGTGGTTCGGCCATATCCACAGGTTCAGATGTTGACGCAGCACCACCCTGTCCAGTCTGGTGCCCCAGTGACAGTGACAGCACCACCAGCACATTTGACTCCAGCTGTGCCACTTTCCTTTTCAGACGGGCTTATGAAG CCTCCCTTGAAGCCTACCATGCCCAGCCGGCCCATTGCTCCTGCTCCGCCCTCTACTCTCTCTGCTCCCACAAAGGTTCCTGGGCAAGTTACTGTGACCATGGAAAGCAACATACCACAGGCTCCAACAATTCCTGTGGCAACAATCAGTGGGcaacag GGGCATCCTAGTAACTTGCATCACATCATGGCTACCAATGTGCAGATGTCTATCATCAGAAGTAGTGCTCCTGGGCCTCCGCTACACATTGGAGCTTCTCACCTACCCCGAG GTGCAGCGGCTGCTGCAGTGATGTCCAGTTCTAAAGTAACTACAGTCCTGAGACCAGCTTCACAGTTGCCAAATGCAGCTACAGCTCAGCCAGCAGTTCAGCACATCATTCATCAGCCAATCCAG TCTCGTCCTCCTGTGACAACTTCAAGCACTATTCCTCCTGCTGTGGTGGCAACTGTCTCAGCCACAAGAGCTCAGTCCCCTGTTATAACTACAACAGCAGCACATGCTACAGAGTCAACCCTCAG tcGACCCACCCTGTCTATCCAGCAGCACCCGCCTTCTGCAGCTATTAGTATCCAGCGGCCTGCACAGCCGAGGGATACAGCTACTCGGATTACACTACCATCTCACCCAGCTATAGGAACACAGAAGCCGCAGCTCCACACCATGGCTCAG aaAACCATTTTCAGTACTGGTACTCCAGTGGCAGCAGCAACAGTGGCACCTATTTTGGCAACAAATACCATTGCTTCAGCAACCACAGCTG gttCTGTGTCTCACACACAAGCGCCTACAAGCACCATTGTCACCATGACAATGCCCTCCCATTCTTCCCATGCTACAGCTGTCACAACCTCAAACATCCCAGTTG CTAAAGTGGTTCCTCAGCAAATCACGCATACTTCTCCCCGGATCCAGTCTGATTACACAGCAGAGAGGAGTAATCTCATACCCCTTTCTAGTCACCGGGCGTCTCCAAACCCAGTAGCAATGGAAACCAGAAATGACAACAG GCAGTCGGTGCCTGTCCAGTTCCAGTATTTCTTACCAACATACCCGCCTTCTGCCTATCCTTTGACTGCACACACCTATACCCCCATCACCAGCTCAGTGTCCACAATTCGCCAATATCCAG TTTCAGCCCAGGCGCCCAACTCGGCCATCACGGCTCAGACTGGTGTCGGAGTGGCCTCCACTGTCCACCTCAACCCCATGCAGCTGATGACTGTAGACGCGTCTCATGCCCGTCACATCCAGGGCATCCAGCCAGCACCCATCAGCACACAGGGGATCCAGCCAGCACCAATCAGTGCCCAGGGCATTCAGCCAGCACCAATTGGGACCCAAGGACTCCACCCCGCCACGCCAATTGGCACGCAGGGACTGCAGCCAGCACCAATCAGTGCTCAGCAGCCACAAGCTGACACGAAGACTTCGG CAGTAGTCTTGGCAGATGGAGCCACCATTGTAGCCAATCCTATTAGCAACACATTCAACACGGCTTCTGCAGCAACTACAGTTGTGCAAACCCACAGCCAGAGTGCCAGTGCCAGTGCGCCAGCCCAGGGCTCTTCCCCGCGCCCAAGCATCCTCCGGAAGAAACCAACCACAGATGG GCTGGCAGTCCGGAAAAGCTTAATTCCACCTCAGCCACCTGAAGTAGCTAGCACACGTGTCGAGAGTACTATGCGAAGCACATCTGGATCACCGAGGCCTGCTGG TGCCAAGTCCAAACCTGAAATTCATGTGTCCATGGCCACTCCAGTCACTGTGTCTATGGAGGCAGTGTCTAATCAAGGCAGTGAGCAGCCCACCATTGCGGTCCCCCCTacctcccagcagcccccctCTGCCATTCCAACAATCATCGCAGCAGCCAGTCCCACTTCGCAGCCTGCAGCAGCGCTGTCCACCATTCCAGGAGCTGTCCCGGCTGCTCCACCAACTTCTACCACAATTGTGGCAGCACCCGCTCCTCCATCAACCATGAGCGGTGCCCTGTCAgcagtgctgggtcctgcagtACCGGAGATAAAAATCAAAGAGGAATTGGAACCTATGGACATAATGCGACCAGTATCTG TCCCTCCTTTGGCAACAAGTACTGTGTCTCCATCTTTGGCACTGCTGGCCAACAACCTTTCAATGCCTCCAAGTGATTTGCCACCTGGTGCCTCCCCGAGGAAGAAACCCCGTAAGCAGCAGCATGTCATCTCCACAGAGGAAGGGGACATGATGGAAACAAACAGCACTGATGATGAGAAATCCACCGCCAAAAGTTTGCTGGTGAAGGCAGAGAAGCGAAAGTCTCCTCCAAAGGAGTATATAG ATGAAGAAGGTGTACGATACGTCCCTGTGCGTCCAAGGCCGCCTATCACATTGCTGCGTCATTATCGCAATCCTTGGAAAGCTGCTTACCACCACTTTCAGAGATACAGTGATGTCCGGGTAAAAG aagagaagaaggcTATGCTACAGGAGATCGCCAATCAGAAGGGTGTATCCTGTCGTGCACAAGGGTGGAAGGTCCATCTCTGTGCGGCACAGCTACTACAGCTG ACGAACCTGGAGCATGACGTGTACGAGAGACTGACTGCCCTGCAGGAGGGACTCATTCCTAAGAAAAAGGCAGCAACCGATGATGACTTGCATCGAATCAATGAACTGATACAG GGGAATATGCAGAGGTGTAAACTTGTGATGGATCAAATCAATGAGGCTCGAGACTCCATGCTAAAGGTCTTGGATCACAAAGATCGTGTTTTGAAGCTTCTAAACAAGAATGGAACTGTCAAGAAAGTGTCCAAATTAAAGCGAAAGGAGAAGGTCTAA